CATCTGCTCTGGAAACATCCCACCAAACATACCGATCATATCGTCTCGCCCCTGGTGACTGAAGATCGCATGTTCCTGGTCAAAGGGGGCGGCATTTCGACCTGTTTTGAAGTTGAGAAAGGGAAAAAAATCTGGGGACCCAAACGAATTCAGAACGAGAGTGAATATTTCGCCTCTCCCATTTATGGTGACGGCAAGATTTATGTCGCCGGCGAGAACGGCAAGATCGTGGTTCTGGAAGACGGACCCGAGCAGAAGATCCTCGCCAAAAACGACATGGGCGATTCGATTCTGGGCACGCCGGCCATCGCCGACGGCCGGATCTTCATCCGCACCCGCGGCAAGTTGATTTGTGTGGGTGAGAAATAAAGCAACCTGATTTTCAAGGCCTGATTCAACCGTTGGACCAACACTGTCGGACAAGCCGACAGATGGCACCCTGCTTGGGTAGTCTACATCCCAATCAGGACGTTGTGTGGCACTGTTGGCTTGCCAACAGTGAATGGGAAAACACTCTCATTAATATAATTGTAGGGAGCGCCCTGTGTGGCGACCCGCGGTATCGATGTCGTTTGTGTATTGACGTGTGACGTTGATTTTGGTTCCGTTCCTCGCGTGATTTGAGGTTGGATGTCGTGAGGCGGGCAGGCACACAGGCACTGCCCCTACGAAAAAATAAGCATCGAATTATTGCTCCAGTTCGATTGTTCTTTCTGACAATTTCCTGTTGCCTGCGGCAATCCCGAATTGTATTCGGGACGACCTGCTACTTTACCTAAAAATTCCCCACTCTCTTGATCTTTGCCCCCGATTTGTTAATATGCACAATCGATTGTGCAAAGGGGTTCTATGAGTAAATCTACAAGTAAACCGATCACGCTGAAAGAGGTGGCCGAAGCCGCCGGGGTGAGCGTGTCGACTGCGTCCCGGGCGCTGTCGGGGAAAGCGGAAGCGTATCGCATCAGCCGGGCGACTGAACAATCGGTACAGGCGGCGGCGAAACGTTTGCAGTTTTCTCCCAGTCTGCTGGCGAAGTCATTGCGCTCACAACGTACCAAACTGTTAGGCGTGGTGCTACCGAACGTAGCGAACCCGTTCTTTGCGGCGATCGCCCGCGAGATCACACTGGCGGCCGAAGAGAATGAGTTTTCGGTGCTGCTCGCGGACAGTCAGGAAAACAGTGAGACCGAAGTTCATCTGGTCGAACAGCTGCAGGCCCGGCAGATTGAAGGGCTCGTCGTCTGTCCGGTTGGAATTGCCCATCAACATCTGAGCAAACTTGCAAAACAGAATTTGCCGTTGGTGCTGGTCGACCGGGGATTTGATCATAAAGATCTGGTGACGGTGACTTCCAATCACCGGGACGGCGCACGAGAAGCAACGACGTTGCTATTGGAATCGGGGCATCAGAAGATCGGCGTACTGCAGGGGTTGCCGGATACGTTGCCCAACACCGAACGTCTGGTTGGTGTGCGTGACGCATTTGCAGAGCATGACGTGCCTTTCGATCCGACGTTGATTGCCGGAAATCATTTCGATGAAGCGTCCGGATATCAGGCCGCTTACAAATTGCTGTCTGATCATCCCGAGATCACCGCACTGTTTGCCTTCAGTAATCAGAATGCATTGGGTGCCTTACGGGCGGCTGCAGAACTAGGCCGCACGGTTCCCGAAGATCTGTCGCTGATCGCGTTCGATGATCACCCCTTCGCCGCATATCTGGCAGCGCCGATGACATCGGTTTGTCAGGATGTGACTCAACTGGGACGCCTCGCGGCCCGGCTGCTGATCGAACAAATCAAAACGGGGCAACCGCCGCAACAGAAACAACATCAAATTCCGGTCCAGCTGATCAATCGCAGTTCGATCAAGAACATCGAATGAGAGGCGGGACGATGATTCAACAGAATAAGGATCAAATGAAATGAAACGACTGACTCAGACGCTCACCTTTCTCATGCTCGGTGCGTTCGCCCTGCTTTTTTGTGACAACAGCTTTGCCGCGGAGCCGGAGCGACCCGTGCCACTGATTTTTGATACGGATATCGGTAACGACGTGGACGATGTGCTCGCGCTGGGCATGATTCACGCACTCGAAGACCGTGGCGACTGCAAGCTGCTGGCGGTCACGATTACCAAAGACAACCCGCTGGCCGCTTCGTTTACCGATGCGGTAAATACGTTTTACGGGAAAGGTAACATTCCGATCGGCATCTGTAAGAGTGGCGTGACACCGCAGCCGGGCAAGTTCAATGTGCTGGCGGAAAAGAAGGACAATGGCAAACTGCGATATCCGCATGATCTGAAGGAGCCGAAACAGATTCCTTCTGCGGTCTCCGTGTTACGCAAAGCGCTGGCGGGCGCGAAAGATCATTCAGTGGTGATCGCGCAGGTTGGGTTCTCGACGAATCTGGCGAACCTGCTCAAGTCACCTGCGGACAAAATCAGCCCGCTCACCGGCGAAGAACTGGTGAAGCAGAAGGTCAAACTGTTGTCGATCATGGCGGGCGCGTTTGAAAAAATTCCGCGTAAAGGCAAGCTGGTCGATCATCGCGAGTACAACGTAGTGAAAGATATTCCGGCGGCAAAGAAACTGGCCAACGACTGGCCGACGCCGATCGTCTGGAGCGGGTTTGAAATCGGTCTGTCGGTCCCCTACCCGCACGAAAGCATTGAAGAGGACTATAACTATACGGCCCATCATCCGCTGGCAGAAGCGTATATTCTGTACAATCCGCCTCCCCATGATCGTCCGACCTGGGACCTGACGAGCGTGTTGTATGCGGTCTTCCCACACCGGGGTTATTTCGATCTCTCTGAATTTGGCACCGTGACCGTAGAAGATGACGGCCTGACGACCTTTAAGAAAAGCGACCAGGGGCGGCATCAATATCTGAAACTGAATGATTTGCAGCGGGCCCGTCTGATCGAAGCACTCGTGCAACTTTCCAGTCAGCCTCCTCAGAAGTAGAACGGGAGTCTCTGATGAGCGAAATGCGACGTGCGAAGATTGCCGTGCTGGGTTCGATCAATATGGATCTGATGATCCGCTCGGCGAAATTGCCGTTACCCGGTGAGACAGTGATTGCCGATTCGAAAGTTGAGAACCCGGGCGGCAAAGGGGCTAATCAGGCGGTAGCGGCGGCACGAATGGGGGCCGACGTGACGATGATCGGCTGCGTGGGAGACGACAGTTTTGCGGAGCAACTTCTGGCCAACCTGAATGCGGAAGGCATCGAGACCACGCATGTTTCACAGCTGGCAAAGACGACCAGCGGCGTCGCGGTCGTCATGGTGGAAGCGAGTGGCGAGAACGCGATTCTAGTGGTCCCTGGTGCCAACGGATTAGTGGGAAGTGCCGAGCTGGAACGGGTGCGGCGCGTGATCTATGAGAGCGACGTGCTGTTGATGCAGCTTGAAGTGCCGGTGGAGACGGTGATCGCGGCCTCAGCAATCGCGCGGGAGGCGGGAGTGCCTGTGATTCTGGATCCGGCCCCTGCACCGGCAACGGTTCCTTCAGGGCTGCTCAACGTGGATCTGATCTGCCCGAATCAGTCCGAGGCAACCGCTCTGTTGAACCGGCCCGCTGATTCGCTGCAGGAAGCCGCGGCACGGGTTTCGGAACTGACGACATTAGGGCCACGGCGGGCGATTATCACCATGGCCGAACAGGGAGCCGTTCTCTTTGAGGGCGAAAGGGTAAAGCAGGTGCCTCCATTTGAAATTAACGCCGTCGATTCCACGGCGGCCGGCGATGCGTTTGCCGCGGGGCTGGCGGTGCGGCTGGCAGAAGGGGCGACATTGTTCGATGCGGCCCGGTTTGCCTCTGCCGCGGGGGCACTGGCGGCTTCGGGCGCGGGCGCACAAACGGCGATGCCGACACGCGAACAGATTGAAACACTTTTACAACAACGATAACAGGAGCGCTTTCATGTATGATTTCAGGAGAATTTTAATCCCTTGTGGGTTGCTGCTGTGTGCCGCGATTGTCGGCTGTGATTCACAGACGGAGCAGACACAAAAGACAAGCGATGCGAAATCGGAAAGCAAAAAACCGAAGATTGCGTTGATTATGAAATCGCTGGCGAACGATTTCTTCTCGACGATGGCCAAAGGAGCCGAAACGCATCAGCAGGAGCATAGCGACGATTACGAACTGGTCGTTAACGGCATCAAGGATGAGCGGGACTTGAGTCGTCAGGTGGCGCTGGTGGAAGAGATGGTGGCCAATGGCGTCGATGCGATTGTGATTGCCCCCGCCGATTCGAAAGCGCTGGTGCCGGCACTCAGGCGGGCACGCGAAGCGGGCGTCGTCGTAATTAACATCGATAACAAACTGGATCAGGAAATATTGGACGCAGAGAAAATTGAGATCCCGTTTGTCGGGCCCGATAACAAAGCGGGGGCGAAAAAGGTGGGCGACTATCTGGCGTCGAAGTTGAAAGCCGGCGATGAAGTGATCGTGCTGGAAGGGATTCGGACCTCGTTTAACGGCACACAACGGCGGCTCGGTTTTGAAGAAGCGATGAAGGCAGCCGATATCAAGATTGCCGACAGTCAGTCGGCCCAGTGGGAGATGAGCATGGCGAATACACTGGCGCTGTCGATGCTCAGCGAACATCCGAATGTGAAAGCGATCCTGGCGGCGAACGACAGCATGGCGCTGGGAGCGCTCGCGGCGGTCAAGAACAACGGCAAAGCGGGCGAAGTGGCGATTGTCGGTTTTGATAATATCGCCGCCGTGCAGCAGGCGATCAAAGAAGGACAGATCCTGGCGACCGCCGACCAGCACGGCGACCAACTGGCAGTGTTCGGGATTGAATACGCGCTGAACTTGCTCAAAGATCCGAGTGCGAAACTGGAAGATCGTGAAACGCCCGTGGATCTGGTGACGGCTGAGGATCTGAAATGACCGGTGATACGCAGTCGCTGCGGTTTGCAGCGCAACACCTTTCGAAAGACTACGTCGTGCGGGTGCTCGATGATGTTGCATTCGAACTCCGCGCAGGGGAAATTCATGCGCTGTTAGGTGCGAATGGAGCCGGGAAAAGTACGCTGTGCAAGATCATTGCTGGTTTAACGCCCGCGACGGAAGGCAGCATGCAGCTAAACGGCTCCCCCTACGCTCCTGAGGACAAGCGGTTTGCGGAGTTGCTGGGTGTGCAGATTGTGCAGCAGGAACTGAATCTGATTCCGACGCTCTCTGTGGCAGAGAATCTGCTGCTGGGCCGGTATCCCCAGCGGTGGGGCATCATCGATCGACGGGAATTGCATCAGCGGGCGCGGGCGGCGCTGGATCGATTTGGCTTGAGTGACATTCGCACCGATCAAAGTGCCGGGAGCCTGGGCGTGGGACAGCAGCAGATGCTGGAGATCGCGGCGGCCCTGGATCGGAAGTGTGAGCTGCTGATTCTGGACGAGCCGACCGCGGCGCTGAGTGCAGGCGAGACCGAGCGGCTGTTTGCCCGACTGGATGAGCTGCGTTCTCAGGGGGTAGGCATCATATATATCAGCCATCGTCTGGATGAAATCGCACGGATCGCTGATCGGCTGACGGTGCTGCGGGACGGGAAATATGTGAGCAGGCATGCGGTGAGCGAGTTTAAACCGATTGAGCGGGTCGTCGACCTGATGACCGGAGAAACCCAGGCGGTTGAGCACGCGCTCGCCGAGCATACGAACCGAGCGACGGAAAAAACAGTGATTCGCGTGGCAGGATTGAGCGGTGGTCCCGTGCAGGATGTGAGTTTTTCAGTTCGCGCGGGCGAGCGATATGGCATCGCCGGTCTGGTGGGTGCGGGACGGACCGAACTGCTGCGATTACTGTTTGGCGCGGATCGGGTAGAACGCGGGGAACTGTATCTGCGTGAAGAGACTACGCCCTGTCAGTTTCGTCATCCCCATGAAGCGGTGGCGGCGAAGCTGGCGATGGTCACCGAGGATCGCAAACAGAACGGGTTATTACTTTCACAGTCGATTCGTGTGAATACGACGCTGACGAGTTTGGATCTGCTGACCGGCGCGGCGGGCGTGATCAATCGTCGGCGCGAAGCGTCGGTGGTGGAAGCGGAACGAAAGCGGCTGCAGATTCACGCGCGGGACATTGAACAGAGTGTGGGGACGCTGAGCGGCGGGAATCAGCAGAAGGTGGCGGTCGCGAAGTGGCTGCTGAAGGAAGCAGATGTGTTTCTGTTCGATGAGCCGACGCGGGGCATTGATGTCGCGGCGCGGCGGAACATTCATCAGTTGTTTGATCAACTGGCGACACAAGGCAAGGCGCTGATTATCGTCAGCAGTGATCTTGAAGAATTGTTCGAGACCTGCGACCGGATCGGTGTGATGTCGGCGGGGCGACTGGTGAGTGAATACACACGCGAGGACTGGTCGTACGATGCGATCATGCAGGATTGCTTTTCAGGATATTCCACTAAAGAGAGAACGACTGTTTCAGGATCAACGCCATGACGGACTCCCCTGCCCCTGTTGTTGAAATCAGTGCCAAGCCGCGCGGCGGACTGACGTATTCCGTTTTCCAATACGCGGGTCTGCTCGGCGTGTTGGTGTTGCTGGTGCTGATTTTCAGTCTGATGAGCAACAATTTTCTCTCGAAGCAAACACTGGTCACGGTGGCAAATAATATCCCGGATCTGTTGGTGATTTCGGTCGGGATGACGCTCGTGCTGATCATCGGCGGCATTGATCTTTCGGTCGGTTCACTGTTGGCTCTGTCGTCGGCAGTGCTCGGAGTCTGCATGGTCGACTGGGGCTGGCCTCTGTGGGCGGCGGTGCCGGTCTGTCTGGGCGTGGGGGCGCTGTGCGGAATGCTCAACGGCGTGATCAGCGTGAAGGCGGGCATTCCGTCGTTCATCGTCACACTGGGCATGCTGGAGATGGCTCGCGGTAGTGCGTACCTCTTGACCGATTCGCAGACGAAGTACATCGGCTCCTCCATTGAATGGATCGGCGTGCCTGTGAAAGGATTTCTGTTCTCGCCTGCGTTTCTGCTGGCGCTGGTGATTGTGGCGGTCGGACAGTATCTGCTCACACGCACGGTCTTCGGTCGCTATTGCGTGGCGATTGGAACGAACGCGGAAGCAGTGCGGATGTCGGGCATTCGAACGGCCCCCTGCTCGATTATCGTGTTCACAATCAGCGGCTTGCTCTGCGGACTGGCGGGCGTGATGCAGACCTCGCGACTGTCCACAGCCGACCCGAACGCGGCGGTGGGTTTGGAGCTCTCGGCCATCGCGGCCTGCGTGATTGGCGGGACCAGCCTGATGGGGGGTCGGGGTTCGGTGATCAATACGTTTTTCGGCGTACTGATCATCGCCGTGCTGCAGACGGGCCTGGCACAGATTGGTGCGACCGATCCGATCAAGCGGGTGATTACGGGCGCGGTGATTATTGTCGCGGTGTTACTCGACGCAGCCCGGCAGCGGTGGAAACGGCGCGGGTGAGCTGTTGTTTTTTGCTACCACGAAAAGCACGAAATGGCACGAACGGGTTTGGTGTTGGGACACTGGTTCTCATCACTGTTGGGCGAGCCAACGGTGCCACAGACTAAGTATTGAACTTGTAATATCATTCCTATATTTGCAGGTTGATTCTTGTTCTATGAGGACTCTTTGTCTTTTAAAAAATTTTGTGATGGTTAACGATCTCTCAATTAATGAATAACTTAAATAACTTAGTTGTTTAAAATTAACAGAAAGATGATTTTACTATCAGATCAGGTTATGAGAGAGGAATTAGAATGAATAGAAGTCGTATTGAAGACGTCTATTCTATCAGGTTTTGATTGATGATTTTCTGAAAACTATTGCTTTCTAAATTAACAGCTAGTACATATGGGGTGGCACTGTTGGCTTGTCCAACAGTGATTGGATTTGGACAAAATTACTGATGAACTTTGTGAAAAAGAGCTGCCTTTAAAAGATTTCATTCTGGTTCTAAAACATGACAAAGAATCGAAAACAGATCAGGCATTATCATGAACCGGGTGACTGCCATGAGTTGACGTTTTCCTGTTATCAGAACAAAGCTCTTTTAACGAATGATGTCTGGAATCAGTTGTTGTGCCAGTCACTTGATCGGGCGCTGGTTCGTTATGAACTGGGGTTGATTGCGTTTGTGATTATGCCGGACCATGTGCATTTGCTGGTTTATCCCAAACAGCAGGAGTGCCAGATTGATCGGTATTTGTTTGCTGTCAAACGTCCGTTTTCGTATCGGATCAAGGAACTGTTAATGCAGGCAGAAGATCCTTTGCTGGATGAACTGATGGTTCGAGATCGGCCTGGGAGCACGGTGTTTCGTTTCTGGCAGGAAGGAGCTGGATATGATCGGAACCTCTCTTCTCAGAAAGTAGTCGAGGCTTCCATTGACTATATTCATCTGAATCCAGTGAAAAAGAAACTGGTGGAACAGTCTCGAGACTGGAAATGGTCCAGTGCTCGCTGGTATGAGAGTGAAGGGCAAATTGTGGATTCGGATTTGCCTGTTATTTCAGGTTTGTCTTGGGATTTCTTTGAAGCCAGTTAGATGTAAGTTAAGTGTATTGTGAGCTGGTTCTCATCACTGTTGGACGAGCCAACAGTGCCACCCCTTTGTTGTGTGACAGTTGCTGATTTGGATTGTTGCACGCTGGATCTTAACACTGTTGGGCAAGCCAACAGTGCCACCCCATAACTGCGACAATGTCCTCCTATTCAAACTTGAATGAATACAGATCGGCGTCTTTGAGTTTGATTTTTAGTTTGACTGGTTGGCCGGCTAGACTGCTCACATCAGTGCCCTGTTTCCAGTGGACGGGGCGGGCGATGGTATCGCCGAAGAGTTCGGTGCAGTCGGCGTCGGTGAAACCTTCTATCGGTTTTCCGTCGGGAGTTTGCAATTCGACGGTGATGCCGCCGGCGGCGGAGGTGGAGAAGTTGAGCTTGAGCTCTTTCCCGGTAAAGGTGATCGGTTTCGTGGTGAATTCGCCCCCCTTCAGCGGCGCGTTGATCGAGACGAAGCCGTCGATCCGCATCGTGTAGCGGCGGAGTTTGCTGCCCTTACCCGTCCAGTAGCCTTCGGTGGCGTACAAGGAGAGTTCGTTGGGGGCGCCTTCCGTGTCGGATTTCGTTTCGACTAACTGCCAGGCGATGTATTGATGCCCGTAGTTCCAGGTGTCTTTACGTTCGATGCCGGGACGCAAGAAAGCTTCGGGCCAGCGTTTGAAATTGACGCCGTCGCGGCTGGTCATGAAGAGTCCTTCGGTAATCGCCATGCCGTACCGGTTGGAGATCGACGAACGCATTTTACGATGCTTCAATTCGGGGAGTGCTTCCATCGATTTCGACCAGCCCCGTTCGATGTAGCGAGTGGGAAAGCCGACGAGGATGTGCGGCGCGCGGTAGTAGGGTTTGATCTGGTTGGTGTAAAGCTGCTCGGGCGGTGCGTCGCCGTATTTCAGGTCTTGCGGTTTGCTCCAGGTGAGGAGGTCGTCGGATGTCGCAGTGCGGATGTCGCGCAGGCCGGACGGCTTCCAGTTTTTTTCGTTGGTCGTGCCTTTGGTGAAGTAGCGCCAGTAGGCGCGATATTGTCTGGTGGCGGGATCCCAGAACGCGAGATTTTCGGAATCGAAGGCGCCGTCGGTGATGACCGGTTTTTCCGAAAGCAACGACCAGTGAATGCCGTCGGGGGATTTGAGAACCAGTAAGCCGTGTGGGCCGCGGGAGCGGAGGATGGCTTTGTATTTTGCATCGGCGGGACAGGCGGGGTTTTCATCTTTGAATACCGCGGGATGGACCGGGTCGGGTTTGGCGGATTTCATCCAGTCGCGATACGCTTTGCCGATGACGATGTTGTTCTGTTTGTTACCACTGCCGGGAGGAAATGAGAAGAGACCCAGGTTGGGGCGTTTCCAGTGAATGCCGTCATCGCTTTCGGCGTAACAGGTGAAGTTGCTGTGGTTGGGGCCGAGCTTCTTTTCCTGTACGTCGAGGTTCCAGGCTTTGTAGTACATGCGGTACTTGTCGCCATCTTTGAAGATGCTCTGATAGCCGCAGCCGGTCCCTTCCCAAGGTTTGTCGTAATTGAAGACGATTTCGCGGGGCGTGGGATGATGCAATTCGAAGCGGGCGGTTTCGCTCTGGGATTCGATCAGGGTGTCGTCTACCAGCAGTTCGAGCCGGGAGCCGATATCAATGGGTTCTGCCGCGAAACTGGTGGCGGTGGTGAGCAGGCTCAGGGAGAAACAGACGAGGAAAACGAGGCGGGCATTGTGTGGCATGGTGTTGATCCTGTGCTTGAGTATGTATGAGCATTTTCATTCTAACCAGATTTTCTATGGGAAGGAAAGTCTGTGGTGATTTTCATTGTTGGCTGGTTCCCAATTAGAAAACGCTCGTGATGACTATATCGTAGGGGCAACCCTGTGTGGTGGCCCGCGGTATCGATGTGGTTTGTGTGTTGAGTGGGGGGTAATTCTGGTTCCATTTCGTGCTTGATACAACGACGATCATCACCAGGCGGGCAGGCACATAGACCTGCCCCTACCTCGGTTGGTACGAAATTGTGAAAAAGGGGTGAACCTGATGCTGGTGACCTTGTCGTATAAAATACACTAAGGTAAGATAAGGGAGAATAAACAAGAATAGAAAAAACGAATGAGAAAGGATTGTTGAAATGAAAAGTCGATCAGGACGTGCTTCGCTGGCGAAGACGACGTTACAGGTGATGGATGTAGGGCGGTATGTGAATCCGCAGGGGGAATCGGTGGCGATTGCTGCGGAGATGGGAGCCTGCAAGGCGGGTTCGGAGTTCTTTGAGCCGGGACAACTGGAACAGTTGCGGGATGAAGTAGCAGCGGTGCCCTGCCCCTTTGAAGAAACCCGTTTTGAACTGGCTAATGAAACGACGCTGGAAGGTTCACGGGCGTTGGCTGCTGCTGAGGAGACGGGGCGGATCGGTGTGTTGAATTTTGCATCGGCGAAGAATCCGGGGGGCGGTTTCCTGGGAGGGAGCCAGGCACAGGAAGAGAGTCTGGCACGAAGTTCGGCGCTGTATGGTTCGCTGAATCTGTTTCATGAGGAATACTACGAGACGCATCGAAAGTTGCGGGATGCGTTTTACTCGGACCGGATGATTTACTCTCCCGGCTGTCCGGTATTTCGTGATGATGCGGGTTCGTTCCTGGATGACAGCTACCAAGTGGACTTTCTGACGAGTGCCGCCCCGAATGCAGGGGCGATTCAAAAACAGCGGCCGTTGATGGTGGCGGAAATTCCGGGGATATTTCAGAGACGAATGGATAAAGTACTCGCATTGTTCGCGGCGAAGGGCTGTGATACGCTGGTACTGGGTGCCTGGGGCTGTGGCGTGTTTCGCAACTGTCCTCAGATGGTGGCGGCGAGTTTTGCGGAGTTTCTGAAACCAGGTGGATCCTATCATGGACGCTTCCGACGTGTGCGGTTCTCGGTACTGGATCGTACGGAAACACAGCCGATTTATGGGGCGTTTGCAGAGTGTTTTGCTGCTGCGAACTGCCATGAATGATTGGGGTTGGACGCTTTCACAAGCACTGTCGGACAAGCCGACAGTGGCACACGGCGGGCTGTTTTGCTACCACGAAAAACACGAAATGACACGAAAATTAGAGTGGGTTGGATTTTGATACTGTTCTTCGATATCGAAAGAGCGAAATTCATGTTTAATGATGGTCATGGTACGATCCTAAAATATGTTTGGGGATTTCACTTTGCAGACGGAGCGCCGCGACTTTCCGAAATCAGCGGGACGATGACTGAAATTACATCACTTCCTGTGCGGGTCGTTGGAAGAGAGACTGTCGATCCTGTTGGATTTTCTGCAGACCTTTCATTTGAGTGTCTTTCTGATGTGAAGGTGCATCTTTCTACTCACAACTCTCAACAGCGGAATACAAAATCAGACAGTCTCAGTATTGATCAAGGTCAGTTCATTACACTGAAAGGATCTAAAACCGACTCAACTCTGTTGTGGACCACTATATTGGCTCTGGAAGCGCTGGGAGGAGTCGATACATCTGAGAATCTTGATGAAGATCGGAGTGAGCGAGGCAGGAAGCAGCGTCAGAAATACAACTGTCGAATTAGCGAGGCCGAGTTACTGAAACGCCATCGTAAAACACGTTTCTGGGATCGGGTCTCGTTGCTGATTTTGATATTGTTATCACCGGTTCTACTACTTTGGATGATCTGCTTCAGTTTGTGGGAGGGAATTCGAAAGTGATTGATTTGCAATCATGAAAAGCACGAAAAGAAACAAATTATCGTGTTGTTCGACGCTGGTTCTTAGCACTGTTGGGCAAGCCAACAGTGGCACCCCTGGTGACTCTGATTCAATACGGTTAGTGGGAGGTTTGGATGTTTCATCGCTATGACAGTCCAGTATTTTATAAAGGTTTGGAATATCATTTTGAAACCGCGATTCCCAGCCTGACTGAAATCAGGGACAAAATGACAGAGGTTTCTTCGTTGCCCGTGTTGATCACAGAAGAAGAGAACCTGGAGAATCCTTCCTATTCAAATAAACTGGCGTTTGCCTGTCTGCCTCAAGTGAAATTGGGCCTCGATTTTTCTCAGGAAGCAAAGATCGTTTCGCTGGAGCCCTACATCGTTGAGAGAACCTTATGCTGGACCATTGAGCTGGCGCTGAGAAACCTGGGGGGAAGGAAAAAGTGCAGAACCGCCGTTGAAGATCCCGATGAGTACGAGCGGGCTGAGGCGAGATGCGGAAAGCAAATGTATTACTATTGTCATTGTCTAAGTGAAAGGGATTTACGCCGGCGCCATCGCAGGACATTGCTCTGGAAATGGTATGCTGCTTTGATCGTTTTGCCCAGTTCGTTGATTCTGTATCCTTTCTATTCGGTCTGGGAAGAACTGAAATCATTTTGGAATGGTGTAAAATCATTCTGGAACAATCTGGAATGGGATTTTAAGTGGGACAGGAAATGAGTGAAAACTGATACTGAATATTACTACCACGAAAAGCACGAAATGAGACAAATTATTGTGTTGTTGGACGCTGGTTCTCATCACTGTTGGGCAAGCCAACAGTGCCACCCAATCGAGTCTTTCTGGAGTGGTGTGTTGGATGTTGGCGGGGTATGATGCTGGTTCTTAGAGTCTGTTCTTGTTGCATAATGATGAAGGAGATTTCATGAGTCGTGCTTTGCTGGTGATTGATGTGCAGAATGAGTATTTTACGGGGGCGCTGCCGATTACTTATCCGGCGGGGCATCTGGAACGGATCCTGGAGGCGATGGACGGGGCGACGGCAAAACAGGTGCCGGTGATTGTGGTGCAGCATCATTTTACTGATCCCGCCAAGCCATTCTTTCAGAAAGGGACGCCGGGCTGGGAACTGCATCCGGAAGTCGCGCGGCGGCCGCATGATCTGCTGGTAGAGAAAGAGCTGCCGGGCTGTTTCACCGGGACGGAACTGGAAGGCTGGCTGCGGGAACGAGACATCGATACGCTCACGATCGCCGGTTACATGACGCATATGTGTTGTGATACGACGGCCCGGCAGGCGGTGCATCGCGGCTTTACCGTGGAATTTCTGAGCGATGCGACGGGCACGCTGGCCTTGTCGAACTCAGCGGGCGACGTTACCGATGAAGAACTGCAACGTTCCATTCTGTGTGCGCAGCAGATGATGTTGAGTGAAGTGCTGGATGTGGAAAACTGGCTCGGGCGGCTGTGAGAACAAATAGCCTGTCAATCTTCTTTTTTCTGTAATATGAATTCCCGCGATCTCGAAAATATTTTCTTAGAACCGATTGAGGATCTGATGTAAAATAGGCTTTAGACTTCTTTGATGACTCGATTAAGGAAGGAAAAGCCATGCAGACAGTAACCCCGGAACGAGTGGCGGCGAAATTAGCGGAATTGAAGCTGGAGCTGTCTCCGGCGATTTCCT
This genomic interval from Gimesia alba contains the following:
- a CDS encoding LacI family DNA-binding transcriptional regulator, which gives rise to MSKSTSKPITLKEVAEAAGVSVSTASRALSGKAEAYRISRATEQSVQAAAKRLQFSPSLLAKSLRSQRTKLLGVVLPNVANPFFAAIAREITLAAEENEFSVLLADSQENSETEVHLVEQLQARQIEGLVVCPVGIAHQHLSKLAKQNLPLVLVDRGFDHKDLVTVTSNHRDGAREATTLLLESGHQKIGVLQGLPDTLPNTERLVGVRDAFAEHDVPFDPTLIAGNHFDEASGYQAAYKLLSDHPEITALFAFSNQNALGALRAAAELGRTVPEDLSLIAFDDHPFAAYLAAPMTSVCQDVTQLGRLAARLLIEQIKTGQPPQQKQHQIPVQLINRSSIKNIE
- the rbsK gene encoding ribokinase, which codes for MSEMRRAKIAVLGSINMDLMIRSAKLPLPGETVIADSKVENPGGKGANQAVAAARMGADVTMIGCVGDDSFAEQLLANLNAEGIETTHVSQLAKTTSGVAVVMVEASGENAILVVPGANGLVGSAELERVRRVIYESDVLLMQLEVPVETVIAASAIAREAGVPVILDPAPAPATVPSGLLNVDLICPNQSEATALLNRPADSLQEAAARVSELTTLGPRRAIITMAEQGAVLFEGERVKQVPPFEINAVDSTAAGDAFAAGLAVRLAEGATLFDAARFASAAGALAASGAGAQTAMPTREQIETLLQQR
- a CDS encoding nucleoside hydrolase — translated: MKRLTQTLTFLMLGAFALLFCDNSFAAEPERPVPLIFDTDIGNDVDDVLALGMIHALEDRGDCKLLAVTITKDNPLAASFTDAVNTFYGKGNIPIGICKSGVTPQPGKFNVLAEKKDNGKLRYPHDLKEPKQIPSAVSVLRKALAGAKDHSVVIAQVGFSTNLANLLKSPADKISPLTGEELVKQKVKLLSIMAGAFEKIPRKGKLVDHREYNVVKDIPAAKKLANDWPTPIVWSGFEIGLSVPYPHESIEEDYNYTAHHPLAEAYILYNPPPHDRPTWDLTSVLYAVFPHRGYFDLSEFGTVTVEDDGLTTFKKSDQGRHQYLKLNDLQRARLIEALVQLSSQPPQK
- a CDS encoding sugar ABC transporter substrate-binding protein, whose protein sequence is MYDFRRILIPCGLLLCAAIVGCDSQTEQTQKTSDAKSESKKPKIALIMKSLANDFFSTMAKGAETHQQEHSDDYELVVNGIKDERDLSRQVALVEEMVANGVDAIVIAPADSKALVPALRRAREAGVVVINIDNKLDQEILDAEKIEIPFVGPDNKAGAKKVGDYLASKLKAGDEVIVLEGIRTSFNGTQRRLGFEEAMKAADIKIADSQSAQWEMSMANTLALSMLSEHPNVKAILAANDSMALGALAAVKNNGKAGEVAIVGFDNIAAVQQAIKEGQILATADQHGDQLAVFGIEYALNLLKDPSAKLEDRETPVDLVTAEDLK
- a CDS encoding sugar ABC transporter ATP-binding protein, coding for MTGDTQSLRFAAQHLSKDYVVRVLDDVAFELRAGEIHALLGANGAGKSTLCKIIAGLTPATEGSMQLNGSPYAPEDKRFAELLGVQIVQQELNLIPTLSVAENLLLGRYPQRWGIIDRRELHQRARAALDRFGLSDIRTDQSAGSLGVGQQQMLEIAAALDRKCELLILDEPTAALSAGETERLFARLDELRSQGVGIIYISHRLDEIARIADRLTVLRDGKYVSRHAVSEFKPIERVVDLMTGETQAVEHALAEHTNRATEKTVIRVAGLSGGPVQDVSFSVRAGERYGIAGLVGAGRTELLRLLFGADRVERGELYLREETTPCQFRHPHEAVAAKLAMVTEDRKQNGLLLSQSIRVNTTLTSLDLLTGAAGVINRRREASVVEAERKRLQIHARDIEQSVGTLSGGNQQKVAVAKWLLKEADVFLFDEPTRGIDVAARRNIHQLFDQLATQGKALIIVSSDLEELFETCDRIGVMSAGRLVSEYTREDWSYDAIMQDCFSGYSTKERTTVSGSTP